From the Paenibacillus sp. FSL H8-0548 genome, one window contains:
- a CDS encoding NADH-quinone oxidoreductase subunit D, translated as MIRTEELLLNVGPQHPSTHGVFRIIVKLDGEVITEATPVMGYLHRGTEKIAENLNFTQIIPYTDRMDYVSAMTSNYVLVHAVETMMGLAVPQRAEYLRLVVMELQRVASHLVWWGTYLLDIGAMSPFLYAFRDREIIIDLFNELCGARLTYNYMRVGGVKWDAPPGWLDKVRDFIPYMEKKLLEYDKLVSGNEIFLARIKGVGRYDAATAIDYGLSGANLRCTGVDFDIRKAEPYSLYSQFEFDVPLGTIGDCYDRYRIRLEEIRQSLRILKQALAQFPAGGETMGKVPRAIRPPAGEVYVRIESPRGEIGCHIVSKGKAEPYRLKFRRPSFVNLQILPKLLVGETMTNLITILGGIDIVVGEVDC; from the coding sequence TTGATCCGTACAGAAGAACTGCTGTTGAACGTTGGCCCTCAGCATCCAAGCACGCATGGCGTATTTCGAATTATTGTCAAGCTTGATGGAGAAGTCATAACAGAGGCGACGCCCGTCATGGGCTACTTGCATCGGGGCACGGAGAAGATTGCGGAAAATCTAAATTTTACACAAATTATTCCCTATACCGATCGTATGGATTACGTATCGGCAATGACGAGCAACTATGTGCTTGTACATGCGGTAGAGACGATGATGGGGCTTGCGGTGCCTCAGCGGGCGGAGTATCTTCGGCTAGTCGTCATGGAGCTTCAAAGAGTAGCGAGCCACCTCGTTTGGTGGGGAACCTATTTGCTGGATATCGGAGCTATGAGTCCGTTTTTGTATGCTTTTCGCGATAGGGAAATCATTATTGATTTGTTTAATGAGCTTTGCGGTGCAAGACTGACCTACAACTATATGCGGGTAGGAGGAGTGAAATGGGATGCTCCTCCAGGCTGGCTGGATAAGGTGCGCGATTTCATCCCATATATGGAGAAGAAGCTGCTGGAATATGATAAGCTCGTCAGCGGCAATGAAATTTTTCTGGCACGCATTAAGGGTGTCGGGCGATATGATGCCGCTACCGCTATTGATTATGGATTATCGGGCGCTAATCTGCGCTGCACCGGTGTGGACTTTGATATCCGCAAGGCAGAGCCCTACAGCTTATACAGTCAGTTTGAGTTCGATGTGCCGCTGGGTACAATCGGGGATTGCTATGATCGCTACCGCATTCGGCTCGAAGAAATTCGCCAAAGCCTGCGCATTTTGAAGCAAGCGCTAGCGCAGTTCCCAGCTGGCGGGGAGACGATGGGGAAAGTTCCGCGGGCCATTCGTCCGCCTGCGGGAGAGGTTTATGTCAGGATAGAATCGCCGCGCGGAGAAATTGGCTGTCATATCGTATCCAAAGGGAAAGCAGAGCCCTACCGGCTTAAGTTCCGTCGACCCTCTTTCGTTAATTTGCAAATTTTGCCCAAGCTGCTTGTTGGCGAGACGATGACGAACCTTATTACCATATTGGGCGGTATTGATATTGTCGTCGGGGAGGTAGATTGCTGA
- a CDS encoding endospore germination permease, whose amino-acid sequence MSKYAGMNNAEITSGQCAKLLFLFALGSSALILPTTVTLIAKQDAWISMLLVGPVNYFVLMIYLALADRFPNMSPAHYVGKVVGVWGGKVLTFLYCLFFLLTSALVLRNISDFMNLSVLPQTPEWFIDVTFMIVVIYGALLGIETIARTGEILFGWCTFVITILLFALFNQFDFHNFEPFLYDGLVRPIKGIYPVLGFPIGEFVFITLLLPQVRQEDRKKLRKALKLSVVMITFVSTLLAAFLVGVMGVSDASRSPFAIYDMAKNINIEEIVVRIEILVAMVWVATVFIKLVLCVYVLSLITGQLLKLSTYRPLVIPYSFIIVPLSLLVYRNAAQAQEFAIGAWTIYSLLHGFVFPMLLLLIAMIRGKKDTGDGST is encoded by the coding sequence ATGAGCAAATATGCAGGTATGAACAACGCAGAAATTACATCGGGGCAATGTGCAAAGCTATTATTTTTGTTTGCATTAGGCAGCTCAGCTCTTATATTGCCAACGACTGTAACGTTGATCGCCAAGCAGGACGCATGGATATCGATGCTGCTTGTTGGGCCTGTTAATTATTTCGTCTTAATGATCTATCTGGCTCTTGCTGACCGTTTTCCCAATATGTCTCCGGCTCATTACGTTGGGAAGGTAGTTGGGGTGTGGGGCGGGAAGGTGCTGACTTTTCTGTATTGTTTGTTTTTCCTGTTGACAAGTGCGCTTGTTCTGCGCAACATTTCTGATTTTATGAACCTTTCTGTGCTGCCGCAGACACCGGAATGGTTTATTGATGTTACGTTTATGATTGTTGTTATTTATGGCGCCTTACTAGGCATTGAGACGATCGCTAGAACTGGAGAGATTCTTTTTGGCTGGTGCACATTTGTCATTACGATCCTTTTATTTGCATTGTTTAATCAATTTGATTTTCATAACTTTGAGCCTTTTCTTTATGATGGATTGGTGCGCCCCATCAAAGGCATTTATCCGGTATTAGGGTTCCCGATCGGTGAGTTTGTCTTTATTACGCTGCTGTTACCGCAAGTCAGGCAGGAGGATCGCAAGAAGCTGAGAAAGGCGCTTAAGCTTTCTGTTGTTATGATTACTTTTGTAAGTACGCTCCTTGCGGCATTTCTGGTAGGGGTTATGGGTGTTTCTGATGCCAGCAGAAGTCCGTTTGCTATATATGATATGGCGAAAAATATTAATATTGAAGAAATAGTGGTGCGGATTGAAATATTGGTGGCGATGGTATGGGTCGCAACCGTCTTTATTAAGCTCGTGCTTTGTGTGTACGTGCTTAGTTTAATTACGGGTCAACTGCTCAAGCTTTCCACCTATCGCCCATTGGTCATTCCCTATTCGTTCATCATTGTGCCGCTTTCGTTGTTAGTATATCGAAACGCTGCCCAGGCCCAGGAGTTTGCTATAGGGGCATGGACGATATATAGTTTGCTGCACGGCTTCGTTTTTCCTATGCTGCTTCTTCTCATTGCGATGATACGAGGGAAAAAGGATACGGGAGACGGAAGTACTTGA
- a CDS encoding NADH-quinone oxidoreductase subunit J, with the protein MFNIALTGEFVAFFVFSAIMITGAVLMISLEKVVHMIISMAAVFLGLAGMFVLLEAEFVAFVQVLIYAGAVSILMIFGIMMTKHQAGERERAKPLHETLAAVAALSLFGVLFYAIRTTTFPEAQPFEAGEDNTMAIGELLYTGYVIPFELLSVLLTVAFIGAIVLAKKEADE; encoded by the coding sequence TTGTTCAATATAGCGTTAACAGGCGAATTTGTCGCTTTTTTTGTCTTCTCGGCCATTATGATCACCGGCGCCGTTCTGATGATTAGTTTAGAGAAGGTCGTTCATATGATCATCTCTATGGCGGCTGTATTTCTTGGCTTAGCGGGGATGTTTGTGCTGCTGGAGGCGGAGTTTGTGGCGTTTGTCCAAGTGCTGATCTATGCGGGAGCCGTTTCGATCTTGATGATTTTCGGCATTATGATGACGAAGCATCAGGCAGGAGAGCGCGAGCGTGCGAAGCCGCTCCACGAGACGCTTGCGGCGGTTGCTGCGCTCAGTCTATTCGGCGTATTGTTTTATGCTATTCGGACGACGACTTTTCCTGAAGCTCAGCCCTTCGAAGCAGGCGAAGACAATACAATGGCGATCGGGGAGCTCTTATATACGGGCTATGTGATTCCGTTTGAGCTGCTCTCTGTATTACTGACGGTTGCTTTTATCGGTGCAATCGTGCTGGCCAAGAAGGAGGCGGATGAATGA
- a CDS encoding NADH-quinone oxidoreductase subunit C — protein MSEEDKPVTETAPVDPEKEAKLKAAAEARAARAAAKAKAEAEASEAEPEQPKPPSPRQPELDAIVALLKQEVAEAAVEDAYVNELNGDMPMIIMRNEHWREAAKLLKEHEQLQFNYLRNVSGVDYETHIEVVYHMISLGTKREVGIKIKTEREASAVYSATPVWATANWNEREIYDLLGVDFPGHPDMRRIMMPDDWVGHPLRKDYESLDSEV, from the coding sequence ATGAGTGAAGAGGATAAACCGGTCACAGAGACGGCTCCCGTAGACCCGGAGAAGGAAGCCAAGCTGAAGGCAGCTGCGGAAGCACGCGCAGCGAGAGCGGCAGCAAAAGCAAAGGCCGAAGCAGAAGCGAGTGAAGCAGAGCCGGAGCAGCCGAAGCCTCCTTCGCCAAGGCAGCCTGAGCTTGATGCCATAGTTGCGCTTCTGAAGCAGGAAGTAGCAGAAGCAGCGGTTGAGGATGCCTATGTAAATGAACTGAATGGCGATATGCCGATGATTATCATGCGCAACGAACACTGGCGGGAAGCTGCAAAGCTGCTGAAGGAGCATGAGCAGCTGCAATTTAATTATTTGCGTAATGTGTCCGGTGTCGATTACGAGACCCATATAGAAGTGGTCTATCATATGATCTCGCTGGGAACCAAAAGAGAGGTCGGAATTAAAATAAAGACGGAGCGGGAAGCATCAGCCGTCTATTCAGCAACACCAGTCTGGGCAACAGCGAATTGGAATGAACGTGAAATTTACGATTTACTGGGAGTTGATTTTCCTGGACACCCCGATATGCGGCGAATCATGATGCCCGATGATTGGGTTGGCCATCCGCTGCGCAAGGACTATGAATCGTTAGACTCGGAGGTGTAA
- the nuoH gene encoding NADH-quinone oxidoreductase subunit NuoH, protein MQPWLNQSLTWGNVLVLFLWAVVFLFIVLGFVTYAIYFERKVIGWMQLRIGPNRVGPLGLLQTVADIFKLLIKEDTIPRKADRVLFILAPALAYIPAFSVLAVLPYTQKLYFADLNVGLLYYVALSGISTLAIVLGGWASNNKYALLGGMRSAAQMISYEVPLVISVVGVVLLSGSLNLRDIVAAQDGGWFWNWNFIPQMIGFVIFIIAAVSELNRTPFDLPEAESELVAGYHVEYSGFRFAFFMLSEYVYVYAIAALTTVLFLGGWHAPAPFLDFVPGLVWFLLKFAFIVFFLFWIRATMPRIRVDQLMGLAWKVLLPIALLNVFLTALYLELFIKN, encoded by the coding sequence ATGCAGCCTTGGCTTAATCAATCGCTCACATGGGGCAATGTGCTCGTACTGTTTCTTTGGGCAGTTGTATTTTTGTTCATCGTGCTTGGCTTCGTAACGTATGCTATTTATTTTGAGCGCAAGGTCATCGGCTGGATGCAGCTGCGCATCGGTCCTAATCGCGTAGGTCCGTTAGGCTTGCTTCAGACGGTAGCTGATATATTCAAATTGCTTATTAAGGAGGATACGATTCCGCGCAAGGCCGATCGGGTGTTATTCATTCTTGCTCCAGCGCTGGCTTACATACCGGCCTTCTCCGTTTTGGCAGTGCTCCCGTATACACAAAAGCTTTATTTTGCAGATTTGAATGTCGGATTGCTTTATTATGTAGCTTTGTCGGGCATTTCCACGCTCGCCATCGTACTTGGCGGCTGGGCTTCTAATAATAAATATGCCCTCCTTGGGGGTATGCGCTCGGCTGCGCAAATGATAAGCTATGAAGTACCGCTTGTCATTTCCGTTGTTGGTGTTGTTCTGCTGAGCGGAAGCTTGAATTTAAGAGATATTGTGGCAGCTCAGGATGGCGGCTGGTTCTGGAATTGGAATTTCATTCCTCAAATGATTGGATTCGTCATCTTCATTATTGCTGCGGTTTCAGAGCTCAATCGCACGCCCTTCGATTTGCCGGAGGCGGAATCAGAGTTGGTCGCAGGTTACCATGTGGAGTACAGTGGTTTCCGTTTTGCGTTTTTTATGCTTTCGGAATATGTTTATGTCTATGCGATTGCCGCGTTAACTACAGTGCTCTTTCTTGGCGGCTGGCATGCCCCCGCGCCGTTTCTTGATTTTGTGCCAGGTCTCGTTTGGTTTTTGCTTAAATTTGCTTTTATTGTGTTTTTCCTGTTTTGGATTCGTGCAACCATGCCGCGTATACGCGTGGATCAGCTGATGGGACTTGCCTGGAAGGTGCTGCTGCCCATTGCGCTGCTCAACGTATTTCTAACGGCTTTGTATTTGGAGCTGTTTATTAAGAACTAG
- a CDS encoding Ger(x)C family spore germination protein encodes MIRSSIHQFKRIIVVRGIFRRLMLLWTISMLLVLSGCWDLRYLDKLGVVLALGVDVDPKEKQKLKLTVQVVLPQNVAAESKGGSGGTSVTTFSESGDTLFEAIRKMTTKTSRRLFFSHTQMLVISDKMAKKDIYSLVDLIERNPDIRTDISVVIARDSTASDLLQLTTQMEPIPINQMHEMIEVNQTSYATSYAVLVKDITKLMGRGQQQAVLPTMRIEGDKGEMHSIENVNNIPAGAIPVLSTMAVFREGKLIGYLSPKESRGLSWLHDKVKSTVVKLACPGSEGKLIVEVHESSTELKVKRGLNDMPIVEVKVRLVGGVQEIMCPGLEVSEESVLVEIGNLMSKAVEEEIESAIRRIQTGMRSDAIGWGRETYLQQPTIWKRIESDWQAVFPKVKSEVSCSTVITGSGGRSESIVK; translated from the coding sequence ATGATCCGAAGCAGCATTCATCAGTTTAAACGAATAATCGTAGTTAGGGGGATATTCCGCAGGCTGATGCTTCTTTGGACAATCAGCATGCTGTTAGTATTAAGCGGTTGTTGGGACTTGCGCTATTTAGACAAGCTTGGGGTCGTATTGGCTTTAGGTGTGGATGTGGACCCGAAGGAAAAGCAAAAGCTGAAATTGACGGTTCAAGTCGTATTGCCTCAAAACGTGGCGGCAGAAAGCAAGGGCGGAAGTGGGGGGACATCTGTAACAACCTTTTCGGAAAGTGGAGATACATTGTTTGAAGCCATCCGCAAAATGACGACAAAAACATCTAGACGACTATTTTTTTCTCACACTCAGATGCTCGTTATTAGCGATAAAATGGCGAAAAAAGACATCTATTCCCTAGTTGATTTAATTGAACGGAACCCCGATATTCGTACTGATATTTCAGTTGTTATTGCGAGAGACAGTACGGCGTCGGATCTGCTCCAGCTGACGACCCAAATGGAGCCTATACCGATAAATCAAATGCACGAAATGATAGAAGTAAATCAAACGTCCTACGCCACAAGCTACGCTGTTTTAGTCAAAGACATAACGAAGCTGATGGGGAGAGGGCAACAGCAAGCAGTTCTCCCCACCATGCGCATAGAGGGTGATAAAGGGGAGATGCATTCCATTGAGAATGTGAATAATATCCCTGCGGGCGCTATTCCTGTCTTATCGACGATGGCGGTATTTCGTGAAGGGAAATTAATAGGTTATTTGAGTCCAAAGGAATCAAGAGGTTTATCCTGGCTCCATGATAAAGTGAAGAGCACGGTCGTTAAGCTTGCCTGCCCAGGCTCAGAGGGAAAGCTGATCGTCGAGGTCCATGAATCATCGACCGAGCTAAAGGTTAAACGCGGATTGAATGATATGCCAATTGTCGAAGTGAAGGTACGTCTTGTTGGCGGGGTTCAAGAAATTATGTGTCCCGGCCTTGAGGTCTCGGAGGAAAGTGTGTTGGTTGAAATAGGAAATCTAATGAGTAAAGCAGTGGAGGAAGAGATTGAGAGTGCCATCAGGAGGATTCAAACCGGCATGCGCTCGGATGCGATTGGCTGGGGAAGAGAGACCTATTTGCAACAGCCGACAATATGGAAAAGGATAGAATCGGACTGGCAAGCTGTGTTCCCAAAAGTAAAAAGTGAGGTCAGCTGCAGCACCGTGATTACGGGCTCAGGTGGGCGGAGTGAATCTATTGTGAAATGA
- the nuoI gene encoding NADH-quinone oxidoreductase subunit NuoI, with amino-acid sequence MKGILQGLGVTLKAMTAPKVTTSYPDVPFVMPDRFRGIQHFIPDLCIVCNQCARICPTDCITLTGKPNPDPDKKGKVIDTFDINFEICILCDLCTEVCPTEAIVMSNHFELAAFSRDDLFKDAQWLTDNNTLTRQDNNNIGAPAKGGGK; translated from the coding sequence ATGAAAGGAATACTGCAAGGACTGGGCGTTACACTGAAAGCAATGACGGCTCCGAAAGTAACTACCTCCTATCCTGATGTACCCTTTGTTATGCCGGATCGATTCCGCGGTATTCAGCACTTCATTCCAGACTTATGCATCGTGTGCAATCAATGTGCCCGGATATGCCCGACAGACTGCATAACATTGACTGGCAAGCCGAACCCTGATCCCGACAAAAAAGGCAAGGTTATCGACACGTTTGATATTAATTTTGAAATATGCATTTTATGTGATCTATGTACGGAGGTATGTCCAACCGAAGCAATCGTCATGTCGAATCATTTTGAGCTGGCAGCCTTTAGCCGTGATGATTTGTTTAAGGATGCGCAGTGGCTTACAGACAACAATACGCTCACGCGGCAGGATAATAACAATATCGGAGCGCCGGCCAAAGGAGGCGGCAAATAG
- a CDS encoding NADH-quinone oxidoreductase subunit A, which translates to MLPVVALTVGRLLRPNKPTELKQTTYESGNEPVGEGQVRFNIRYYLFALMFVIFDVETVFLYPWAVAYNKLGFFVLVEMLIFAGMLLIGLLYAWKKKVLKWNSV; encoded by the coding sequence ATGCTTCCAGTTGTTGCGTTGACAGTAGGAAGACTCCTTAGGCCGAATAAACCGACAGAGCTTAAGCAAACCACCTACGAGAGCGGCAATGAGCCGGTTGGTGAAGGACAGGTTCGTTTCAACATTCGTTATTACTTGTTTGCGCTTATGTTTGTTATTTTTGATGTGGAAACCGTTTTCTTATATCCGTGGGCCGTTGCATATAATAAGCTCGGCTTTTTTGTGCTAGTTGAAATGTTGATTTTTGCGGGAATGCTGCTTATTGGTCTTCTATATGCCTGGAAGAAGAAGGTGCTGAAATGGAATTCAGTTTAG
- a CDS encoding spore germination protein, whose product MFGTMGQGLGRAGKKTEKSSPEAERHEQEQLDPFAEKPLFSSLEQNMALIKQELGESQDIIFRELLLTDAKRTKVLIVYVQGMVDDEKLNEFIILPLLRNRFPQDESIQAGALLDSMKSSQLSTGIVTDICDWKELFQKLFKGFSIVMIDGVDKAIGANVIGGEKRGIEEPKSEMAIRGPREGFTETLRVNTTMLRRKIRSPKLWMEQWTIGEVSQTSVCIMYVKGLADENVLKDLRERLEGIKIDGILESGYIEELISDQLWSPFPTIKSIERPDTAAGNLLEGRIAILVDGTPFVLIIPTTLNMFFQASEDYYQRFDIATFIRMLRFVSFIIALLMPSVYVAIVGYHHEMIPTQLLLKLAAQREGVPFPAYLEAFVMELVFEILREAVVRMPSAAGNTISIVGGLVIGQSVVEAGIVSPAVVIVVSFTAIASFVSPNYSLGIAARLLRFLLLLAASTLGFYGIALVVLVLLLHLSNLRSFGMPYFKPFGPMFIKDMKDTLLRAPLWKMRERPQKLADGNEVRQDLVMEPRKEPQQ is encoded by the coding sequence ATGTTTGGAACAATGGGGCAAGGCTTAGGCCGGGCAGGTAAGAAAACCGAGAAGAGCTCACCCGAAGCGGAGCGACATGAACAAGAGCAGCTGGACCCATTTGCGGAAAAACCTCTCTTTTCTTCACTAGAGCAGAATATGGCGTTGATCAAGCAAGAGCTTGGAGAGAGTCAGGATATTATTTTTCGTGAGCTGCTTCTAACCGATGCCAAACGAACGAAGGTACTCATTGTTTATGTGCAGGGCATGGTGGATGATGAGAAGCTGAATGAATTTATTATTCTTCCGCTGCTAAGAAATAGATTCCCACAGGATGAGAGCATCCAGGCAGGTGCACTGCTTGATAGTATGAAGAGCAGTCAGCTCTCGACAGGTATTGTTACCGATATTTGCGATTGGAAGGAGTTGTTTCAAAAGCTATTCAAGGGCTTCAGCATCGTTATGATCGATGGTGTCGATAAGGCGATAGGTGCAAACGTAATTGGCGGGGAAAAACGAGGCATTGAAGAGCCCAAGTCAGAGATGGCTATTCGAGGTCCGAGAGAGGGCTTCACGGAAACTCTCCGAGTAAATACAACGATGCTGCGCAGAAAGATTAGAAGCCCCAAGCTATGGATGGAGCAATGGACGATTGGGGAAGTATCGCAAACCTCGGTCTGCATTATGTATGTGAAGGGCCTCGCTGATGAAAATGTACTAAAGGATTTAAGAGAACGCTTGGAAGGGATAAAAATAGACGGAATTTTGGAATCGGGATATATCGAGGAGCTAATCTCCGATCAATTATGGTCGCCTTTTCCGACGATTAAAAGTATTGAACGGCCGGATACTGCAGCTGGAAATTTGCTTGAAGGCAGAATTGCCATTCTCGTTGACGGAACACCTTTTGTGCTCATTATACCAACGACATTAAATATGTTTTTTCAAGCATCCGAGGATTACTATCAACGATTTGATATTGCGACCTTCATTCGGATGCTTCGGTTTGTTTCCTTCATCATCGCGCTGCTCATGCCGTCTGTCTATGTTGCGATTGTAGGCTATCATCATGAAATGATACCGACGCAGCTGCTGCTGAAGCTCGCCGCACAGCGGGAGGGTGTACCTTTTCCTGCTTACTTGGAAGCTTTTGTTATGGAACTGGTATTTGAAATATTGCGTGAGGCTGTCGTGCGAATGCCGAGTGCTGCTGGCAACACGATCTCAATTGTTGGCGGGTTAGTCATTGGACAATCGGTCGTAGAGGCAGGCATCGTTTCTCCAGCGGTTGTTATCGTCGTCTCTTTTACAGCTATTGCAAGCTTTGTCTCACCTAACTACAGTCTAGGCATCGCAGCCAGGCTCCTTCGCTTTCTGCTGCTGCTGGCTGCTTCGACACTCGGGTTTTACGGGATCGCATTAGTTGTGCTCGTGCTTCTGCTGCATTTGAGTAATTTAAGGTCCTTTGGCATGCCCTATTTCAAGCCGTTTGGACCTATGTTTATAAAGGATATGAAGGATACGCTGTTGCGAGCGCCGCTGTGGAAGATGCGTGAGCGTCCGCAGAAGCTGGCTGATGGAAATGAAGTTAGGCAGGACCTTGTAATGGAGCCGAGGAAGGAGCCGCAGCAATGA
- a CDS encoding NADH-quinone oxidoreductase subunit B: protein MEFSLESISLEERKELERNVFMGTLEQLKAWARSNSLWPLTFGLACCAIEMMGTGASHYDLDRFGVMFRTSPRQSDVMIVAGTVTKKMGPLLKRLYDQMPEPKWVIAMGSCATAGGPYIKSYSVIKGVDQIVPVDVYIPGCPPNPAALIYGINKLQEKIRYEAKTGKQVTSR, encoded by the coding sequence ATGGAATTCAGTTTAGAGTCAATTTCGTTAGAGGAACGCAAAGAGCTGGAGCGCAACGTGTTTATGGGAACCTTGGAGCAGCTGAAGGCATGGGCCAGGAGCAACTCGTTATGGCCGCTGACATTCGGTCTGGCATGCTGTGCGATCGAAATGATGGGCACGGGTGCATCGCATTATGATCTGGATCGTTTCGGAGTCATGTTCCGCACCTCGCCGCGTCAATCAGATGTCATGATTGTTGCGGGCACCGTCACTAAGAAAATGGGGCCGCTGCTGAAGCGGCTGTACGATCAAATGCCAGAGCCCAAATGGGTCATCGCCATGGGCTCCTGTGCGACCGCCGGCGGTCCCTATATAAAGTCGTATTCGGTCATTAAAGGCGTCGATCAAATTGTACCTGTTGACGTCTATATTCCCGGCTGTCCTCCTAACCCGGCTGCCTTAATCTATGGCATTAACAAGCTGCAGGAGAAGATCCGTTATGAGGCGAAGACAGGGAAGCAGGTGACCAGCCGATGA
- the nuoK gene encoding NADH-quinone oxidoreductase subunit NuoK — protein sequence MNEMLPSYLTMAAILFCIGLYGALVKRNAVVVLLSLELMLNAVNLNLIAFSKYGVVPSLTGQIFSLFTITVAAAEAAIGVAILIALFRLRGSVNVDEFDKMRR from the coding sequence ATGAATGAGATGCTCCCGTCCTATTTAACGATGGCGGCCATATTGTTCTGTATCGGACTATATGGCGCGTTAGTGAAACGAAATGCAGTTGTGGTGCTGTTGTCGCTTGAGCTCATGCTGAATGCAGTCAATTTGAATTTGATCGCGTTCTCGAAGTATGGTGTCGTTCCGTCGCTGACTGGGCAAATTTTTTCTTTGTTCACGATCACAGTCGCGGCAGCTGAAGCGGCAATTGGGGTAGCTATTTTAATTGCATTATTCCGATTGCGCGGATCGGTTAATGTCGACGAATTTGACAAAATGAGGAGGTAG